One part of the Dyadobacter sp. 676 genome encodes these proteins:
- a CDS encoding ParA family protein: MKTIAFFNNKGGVGKTTLVYHFTYMLAELGYRCLAVDLDPQTNLTSMFLSDDRLQEIYDSDERRPTILEIIKPLNRG; encoded by the coding sequence ATGAAGACTATTGCATTTTTTAATAATAAAGGTGGTGTTGGAAAAACGACATTAGTATATCATTTCACCTACATGTTGGCGGAGTTAGGCTATCGATGCCTAGCTGTCGACCTTGATCCTCAAACGAACTTGACTTCAATGTTTTTGAGTGACGATCGATTGCAGGAAATATATGATAGCGATGAGCGCAGACCTACGATTCTGGAAATTATAAAGCCATTGAATCGGGGATAG
- a CDS encoding RagB/SusD family nutrient uptake outer membrane protein, which yields MKKLLYILLLLSAAACDKPLEEEVYSSFGPNNFFKTADDAEALLNAAYALEQKQGTDGFRNILVMAEVTTDLLIIREGGLRGLAQPLEDFTWNASHEFFDVAWTRYYSAIYRANLVIDNVPNIDFDEERKRQIIAEARFLRASGYISLYDLFGPTPLITNSISSSEDRPARATREEFVKFVTDELNAVADILPVTARQYGRATKGAALAFLTKFYLNNKDWQKTNETAQKVIDLNVYSLFDSANRTDLFKLANEKNSEFIYVRPHVAQPGLGTNYLPHAAPPEL from the coding sequence ATGAAAAAGTTACTATATATCCTGTTGCTGCTCAGCGCCGCCGCGTGCGACAAACCGCTCGAAGAGGAAGTGTATTCTTCTTTTGGTCCCAATAATTTCTTCAAAACCGCCGACGACGCCGAAGCTTTGCTCAACGCGGCCTACGCCCTCGAACAGAAACAAGGTACCGACGGCTTCCGCAACATCCTCGTCATGGCTGAGGTTACTACCGACCTCCTCATTATCCGCGAGGGCGGGCTCCGCGGGCTCGCGCAACCGCTCGAAGATTTCACCTGGAACGCCTCTCACGAATTTTTCGACGTGGCGTGGACCCGCTATTACAGCGCCATTTACCGGGCGAACCTCGTGATCGACAACGTGCCCAATATCGATTTCGACGAAGAACGGAAAAGACAGATCATCGCCGAGGCGCGCTTCCTGCGGGCGAGCGGCTACATTTCGTTGTATGATCTTTTCGGCCCTACCCCACTCATTACCAACAGCATAAGCAGCAGCGAGGATCGTCCGGCCCGCGCCACCAGGGAAGAGTTCGTCAAATTCGTAACCGACGAGCTGAATGCCGTGGCCGATATTCTGCCCGTAACCGCCAGACAATACGGCCGGGCCACCAAAGGTGCCGCACTCGCATTCCTGACCAAATTTTACCTGAACAACAAGGACTGGCAGAAAACGAACGAAACCGCCCAAAAGGTAATCGACCTGAACGTGTACAGCCTTTTCGACTCGGCCAACCGCACGGACCTTTTCAAGCTCGCCAACGAGAAAAACAGCGAGTTCATTTACGTGCGCCCGCATGTGGCGCAGCCGGGCCTGGGCACCAATTACCTGCCCCACGCCGCTCCCCCCGAACTATAA
- a CDS encoding ATP-binding protein — protein MKEFIKSQIEKRVQLGLGESYDLAYPASAIEELLYNAIIHRDYESNAPIKFYEFSDRIEITNPGGLYGDARPENFPNKNDYRNPTLAEAAKNLGFINAFNVGVKRAKAALSKNGSPEPLFILDQPTGFGVVIYKKR, from the coding sequence ATGAAAGAATTTATCAAATCGCAAATTGAAAAGCGGGTACAGCTGGGGCTCGGCGAGTCGTACGATCTGGCATATCCGGCATCGGCAATAGAAGAATTGCTATATAATGCGATCATACACCGCGACTACGAGTCCAATGCACCGATCAAATTCTACGAGTTCAGCGATCGGATTGAAATTACAAATCCTGGTGGTCTGTATGGCGATGCAAGGCCTGAGAATTTCCCCAATAAAAACGATTACAGAAATCCAACATTGGCAGAAGCAGCGAAAAATTTAGGGTTTATCAACGCATTCAATGTTGGTGTCAAACGCGCCAAGGCCGCTCTTTCGAAGAACGGCTCACCGGAGCCTTTATTCATCCTCGATCAGCCAACCGGCTTCGGGGTTGTAATCTATAAAAAACGATAA
- a CDS encoding RagB/SusD family nutrient uptake outer membrane protein, giving the protein MWRSRAWAPITCPTPLPPNYKYKGAAKANYATQLKTLSAFYDSFDPKDQRRQAFLTEYDDLNGKHIVLGQDDKRSFKFEEDLPATGADLGNDFPVVRYADILLSKAEALNELEGPTQATVDLINQVRTKAGLAALSVSAFASKDALRAHILKERGWEFFTEELRRQDLIRHGKFIELAKGRGKTAFDHQVLFPLPQSEIDRNPNLKQNEGYK; this is encoded by the coding sequence ATGTGGCGCAGCCGGGCCTGGGCACCAATTACCTGCCCCACGCCGCTCCCCCCGAACTATAAATACAAAGGCGCCGCCAAGGCCAACTACGCCACCCAGCTCAAAACACTATCGGCCTTTTACGACTCTTTCGACCCGAAAGACCAGCGCCGCCAGGCATTCCTGACTGAATACGACGACCTCAACGGCAAACATATCGTACTCGGCCAGGACGATAAACGCAGCTTCAAATTCGAAGAAGACCTTCCCGCTACCGGCGCCGATCTCGGCAACGACTTCCCGGTGGTGCGCTACGCCGACATCCTGCTGAGCAAAGCCGAGGCTTTGAACGAGCTCGAAGGCCCGACCCAAGCGACCGTGGACCTGATTAACCAGGTACGCACCAAAGCCGGCCTTGCCGCGTTATCCGTTTCAGCATTCGCCTCCAAAGACGCATTGCGGGCGCATATTCTCAAGGAGCGCGGCTGGGAATTTTTCACCGAGGAGCTCCGCCGGCAGGACCTGATCCGTCATGGCAAATTCATTGAACTGGCCAAAGGCCGCGGGAAAACAGCTTTTGATCACCAGGTACTGTTCCCATTGCCGCAGAGCGAGATCGACCGGAATCCTAATTTGAAGCAGAATGAAGGGTATAAGTAG
- a CDS encoding ATP-binding protein, with translation MISQEEIALLLPALESDRIEKTVSKTNSDKFGEAICAFCNDMPGHGLPGYLIIGANDDGSLNGTKVDEQLMQTLLNFRTDGRIVPPPAMTVTKFSFEDGDIAVVEVQPSKVPPARYKGRVCVRVGQRRGLAILTLNTGLRAT, from the coding sequence ATGATCTCCCAAGAAGAAATTGCATTACTCCTGCCTGCATTAGAATCCGACCGGATAGAAAAAACGGTATCAAAAACTAATTCTGACAAATTTGGTGAGGCGATATGCGCTTTTTGTAATGACATGCCAGGTCATGGACTGCCGGGATATTTGATCATCGGAGCGAATGACGACGGAAGTTTGAATGGCACCAAGGTAGATGAGCAACTAATGCAAACACTACTTAACTTTCGAACTGACGGTCGTATTGTGCCACCTCCTGCAATGACAGTGACAAAGTTTTCTTTTGAAGACGGAGATATTGCAGTGGTAGAGGTCCAACCATCTAAGGTGCCGCCTGCAAGGTACAAAGGGCGGGTTTGTGTTCGGGTAGGTCAAAGAAGGGGGTTAGCGATTTTGACTTTGAACACCGGTTTGAGGGCGACCTGA
- a CDS encoding TonB-dependent receptor: protein MIQFLRSNHIRLIWALLGGIMAMQGHAQSVSIQGKVTSATDQSALPGINVLVKNSTTGTTTNADGKFEITAGRDAVLVFSAIGYITQEVEVKGRTQINVQLSDDTRQLNELVVVGYGTQKKRDLTGSVNSLDSRDFNKGVQTSVDQLIAGRSAGVQVTQSSSEPGGGVTIRIRGANSINANNEPLYVIDGLPVNNAAVVPGSTLVNEQAPRNPLNALNPNDIESVEILKDASATAIYGSRGANGVILITTKKGLKGKLNVNYALSSAVSEVTRRVPMLNAQQYMALLNDLRADQKQAPEFSTEQIAAVGKGTYWQDEIFRKGYLQNHQLSFSGGQDKFTYYASLNYLDQKGVVISSGIKKYVGRVNLNYTGDKFKFGLNLNSSQVKDDFVPNGVSVNEGAGVINTAIFQDPTLSIKNPNGTWTQTQIVNLENPVGLANEVSDFATTNRTFASVFAEYYFLPELSAKINFGTDRQDSRRDIFTSRLTKRAEGTKGIASVLTSNASNNLVEFTARYSKALNKDNQLEVLGGYTYQEFMVSSLSAGAQNFPLDALGTDNLAAGAQSTFSLGSGRTKNQLLSYLGRVNYNLLDKYLLTASIRADGSSRFGDNKKYGIFPSVALGWRIKDELFLKNVNEITDLKLRASYGVTGNQDIGSYKSLVLLGPQGQAIFDGAPYVGISTTQLPNPDLKWETTSQLDIGVDFSLFANRLSGSIDYFHKQTKDLLLQLPIPRTSGFTTTFKNVGELKNTGFDFALTSVNVTAPFTWRSSLNFSVVKNEVTDLGTLPYILGGSAGFTNDFTIIRKGDPLNAYYGYIVDGVFQRGEDIAQSAQPLSRPGEYKYRDVNKDGSINSADRTILGSPFPDFTYGLNNDFTYGAFNLSFFFQGVQGNKLFNLNRTESENPISFRRNRLAESYTDRWTPANPTNANSSGIPVAVSYTSNVNSRAVENASYLRLKSVQLTYNFPSAKWRHIKGLQVYVTGQNLFTITKYTGYDPEVSAFGTSNVRADYNAFPLSRTYTAGVSINF from the coding sequence TCTTTTCGGCGATTGGCTACATTACACAGGAGGTGGAAGTGAAAGGGCGTACACAGATCAACGTGCAGCTCAGCGACGATACCCGGCAGCTCAACGAGCTGGTAGTGGTGGGGTACGGCACCCAGAAAAAGCGCGACCTGACCGGCTCTGTAAACTCTCTGGACAGCAGGGACTTTAACAAAGGGGTACAAACGTCTGTCGACCAGCTCATTGCCGGTCGCTCGGCGGGTGTGCAGGTGACGCAATCCAGCTCTGAGCCGGGCGGTGGCGTGACGATCCGCATCCGCGGGGCCAATTCTATCAATGCCAATAACGAGCCGCTTTATGTGATCGACGGGTTGCCGGTGAACAACGCGGCGGTGGTGCCGGGCTCGACGCTGGTGAACGAGCAGGCCCCCCGCAACCCGCTGAATGCGCTGAACCCGAACGACATCGAGTCGGTAGAAATATTGAAGGATGCTTCGGCGACAGCCATCTACGGCTCGCGCGGGGCGAACGGGGTTATTCTGATCACCACCAAAAAAGGCTTGAAAGGAAAGCTGAACGTCAATTATGCTTTGTCAAGTGCCGTTTCGGAAGTGACCAGACGCGTGCCGATGCTCAATGCGCAGCAATACATGGCCCTGCTCAACGACCTGCGCGCCGACCAGAAGCAGGCCCCCGAATTCTCCACCGAACAGATCGCCGCCGTAGGCAAAGGCACGTACTGGCAGGACGAGATTTTCAGAAAGGGTTATTTGCAAAACCATCAGCTCTCATTCTCGGGCGGGCAGGATAAATTCACCTATTATGCTTCGCTCAACTACCTGGATCAAAAGGGCGTCGTGATCAGCTCCGGCATTAAGAAGTATGTCGGCCGGGTGAACCTGAATTACACCGGCGACAAATTCAAATTTGGGTTAAACCTCAATTCCAGCCAGGTAAAGGATGATTTCGTACCCAACGGCGTAAGCGTGAATGAGGGTGCCGGCGTGATCAACACCGCCATTTTCCAGGACCCTACCCTTAGCATTAAAAACCCCAACGGCACCTGGACGCAGACACAAATCGTGAACCTGGAAAACCCGGTGGGCCTGGCCAACGAAGTGAGTGACTTTGCCACCACCAACCGCACTTTTGCCAGCGTTTTTGCCGAATACTACTTTTTGCCCGAGCTTTCGGCCAAGATCAATTTCGGTACCGACCGCCAGGATTCGCGGCGCGATATTTTCACCTCCCGACTCACCAAACGGGCCGAAGGTACCAAAGGCATTGCCAGCGTGCTGACGAGCAACGCTTCCAACAACCTCGTCGAATTTACGGCCCGGTACAGCAAGGCGCTCAATAAGGATAATCAGCTCGAAGTCCTCGGCGGTTATACCTACCAGGAATTCATGGTAAGCTCCCTTTCGGCAGGTGCGCAGAACTTCCCGCTCGACGCATTGGGTACCGATAACCTCGCCGCAGGCGCGCAGAGCACATTTTCTCTGGGCTCCGGCCGGACGAAGAACCAGCTGCTCTCCTACCTTGGGCGTGTAAACTACAATCTGCTCGACAAATACCTGCTCACCGCCTCCATCCGTGCCGACGGCTCGTCGCGCTTCGGCGACAACAAGAAATATGGCATTTTCCCTTCGGTAGCCCTTGGCTGGCGGATCAAGGACGAGCTTTTCCTGAAAAACGTGAATGAGATCACCGACCTGAAACTCCGCGCCAGCTACGGCGTAACCGGTAACCAGGACATCGGCAGCTACAAATCACTGGTTCTGCTCGGGCCGCAGGGACAGGCCATTTTCGACGGCGCGCCGTACGTGGGTATTTCCACCACGCAACTTCCTAACCCGGATTTGAAATGGGAAACCACCAGCCAGCTCGATATTGGCGTAGATTTCAGCTTGTTTGCCAACCGCTTGTCGGGTAGCATTGATTATTTCCATAAACAAACCAAAGACCTGCTCCTGCAACTGCCCATTCCGCGCACCAGCGGCTTTACCACCACTTTCAAAAACGTGGGCGAGCTGAAAAATACCGGTTTCGACTTTGCACTGACTTCCGTAAACGTCACCGCGCCATTCACCTGGCGGTCGAGCCTGAATTTCTCGGTCGTGAAAAACGAAGTGACCGACCTCGGCACATTGCCTTACATTCTGGGCGGCTCAGCAGGTTTTACCAACGACTTCACCATTATCCGCAAGGGCGACCCGCTGAATGCCTACTATGGCTACATTGTCGACGGCGTGTTCCAGCGGGGCGAGGACATTGCCCAATCCGCACAACCGCTCTCGCGCCCGGGCGAGTACAAATACCGCGACGTGAACAAGGACGGCTCCATCAATTCCGCCGATCGCACGATCCTGGGCTCACCATTCCCGGATTTCACCTACGGCCTGAACAACGATTTTACTTACGGCGCATTCAACCTGTCGTTTTTCTTCCAGGGCGTGCAGGGCAACAAGCTGTTCAACCTGAACCGCACCGAATCCGAAAACCCGATCTCGTTCCGCCGCAACCGCCTGGCCGAAAGCTATACCGATCGCTGGACGCCCGCTAACCCGACCAACGCCAATTCTTCCGGTATACCCGTGGCCGTTTCCTACACGAGCAATGTGAACAGCCGGGCCGTGGAGAATGCCTCCTACCTGCGGTTGAAATCCGTGCAGCTGACTTACAACTTCCCGTCGGCCAAATGGCGGCATATCAAGGGCTTGCAAGTGTATGTGACCGGCCAGAATTTGTTCACCATCACTAAATACACCGGCTACGACCCCGAGGTGAGCGCATTCGGAACCTCCAACGTGCGTGCCGATTACAATGCATTCCCGCTTTCCCGCACCTACACCGCGGGCGTGAGCATCAATTTCTAA